One window of Mus caroli chromosome 11, CAROLI_EIJ_v1.1, whole genome shotgun sequence genomic DNA carries:
- the Gpatch8 gene encoding G patch domain-containing protein 8 isoform X3, with the protein MFRPTTVAVDEDGGEEDKDESSTNSGASAVSSCGFGADFSTDKGGSFTSVQITNTTGQSQAPGLASQGISFGIKNNLGPPLQKLGVSFSFAKKAPVKLESIASVFKDHAEEGSSEDGTKADEKSSDQGVQKVGDTDGTGNLDGKKEDEDPQDGGSLASTLSKLKRMKREEGTGATEPEYYHYIPPAHCKVKPNFPFLLFMRASEQMEGDHSAHSKNAPENRKSSSPRPQGCSKAAASQGAEKTVSEVSELQKEAAVAGPSEHGVKTETKKGSGGGGDEQNVESRETSESPMCESNPKDISQATPATKAGQGPKHPTGPFFPVLSKDESTALQWPSELLIFTKAEPSISYSCNPLYFDFKLSRNKDAKAKGTEKPKDVGGSSKDHLQSVDPREPNKSQAEGQDVVLSSEGRVDEPASGAACSSLNKQEPGGSHMSETEDTGRSHPSKKEPSGKSHRHKKKKKHKKSSKHKRKHKADTEEKSSKAESGEKSKKRKKRKRKKNKSSATADSERGPKPEPPGSGSPAPPRRRRRAQDDSQRRSLPAEEGNSGKKDDGGGGSSCQDHSGRKHKGEPPTSSCQRRANTKHSSRSSHRSQPSSDDSDDASSHRLHQKSPSQYSEEEEEEEEEEEEEEDEDSGSEHSRSRSRSGHRHSSHRSSRRSYSSSSDASSDQSCYSRQHSYSDDSYSDYSDRSRRHSKRSHDSDDSDYTSSKHRSKRHKYSSSDDDYSLSCSQSRSRSRSHTRERSRSRGRSRSSSCSRSRSKRRSRSTTAHSWQRSRSYSRDRSRSTRSPSQRSGSRKGSWGHESPEERRSGRRDFIRSKIYRSQSPHYFRSGRGEGPGKKEDGRGDDSKGAGLPSQNSNTGTGRGSESDCSPEDKNSVTARLLLEKIQSRKVERKPNVCEEVLATPNKAGLKYKNPPQGYFGPKLPPSLGNKPVLPMIGKLPATRKSNKKCEESGLERGEEQEHSEPEEGSPRSSDAPFGHQFSEEAAGPLSDPPPEEPKSEEATADHSVAPLGTPAHTDCYPGDPAISRNYLPDPSDGDALESLDSGSQPGPVESSLLPIAPDLEHFPSYAPPSGEPSIESTDGTEDASLAPLESQPITFTPEEMEKYSKLQQAAQQHIQQQLLAKQVKAFPASTALAPATPALQPIHIQQPATASATSITTVQHAILQHHAAAAAAAIGIHPHPHPQPLAQVHHIPQPHLTPISLSHLTHSIIPGHPATFLASHPIHIIPASAIHPGPFTFHPVPHAALYPTLLAPRPAAAAATALHLHPLLHPIFSGQDLQHPPSHGT; encoded by the coding sequence ATGTTCCGACCAACCACGGTAGCTGTAGACGAGGATGGTGGAGAGGAGGATAAAGACGAGTCGTCAACCAACAGTGGTGCAAGTGCTGTTTCTTCTTGTGGCTTTGGAGCTGACTTCTCCACAGATAAAGGGGGCTCTTTCACGTCAGTACAGATCACTAATACCACTGGACAGTCACAGGCTCCTGGCTTAGCCTCCCAAGGTATTAGCTTTGGCATTAAGAATAATCTGGGACCCCCACTGCAGAAATTGGGAGTATCATTTTCCTTTGCCAAGAAAGCTCCCGTCAAACTTGAATCAATAGCATCCGTTTTCAAGGACCATGCAGAGGAAGGgagctcagaagatggaacgAAGGCTGATGAGAAGAGCTCTGACCAAGGGGTGCAGAAGGTGGGAGATACTGATGGCACTGGTAATcttgatggaaagaaagaagatgaagaccCTCAGGATGGAGGGTCCCTTGCCTCAACACTGTCCAAGTTGAAAAGGATGAAACGGGAAGAAGGAACAGGGGCTACAGAGCCAGAATATTACCACTACATCCCCCCAGCACACTGCAAGGTCAAACCTAATTTCCCCTTCTTACTCTTTATGAGAGCCAGTGAACAGATGGAAGGGGATCATAGTGCACACTCAAAGAATGCCCCCGAGAACAGAAAAAGCAGCTCTCCCAGGCCTCAAGGCTGTAGTAAGGCAGCAGCAAGCCAAGGAGCAGAAAAAACAGTGAGTGAAGTTTCTGAGCTGCAAAAGGAAGCCGCTGTGGCTGGGCCTTCAGAGCATGGAGTCAAAACTGAAACTAAGAAAGGCTCgggaggagggggagatgagCAGAATGTAGAGAGTAGGGAGACGTCAGAGAGCCCAATGTGTGAGTCCAATCCTAAAGACATTTCTCAGGCCACCCCAGCAACAAAAGCAGGCCAGGGACCCAAGCATCCCACTGGTCCATTCTTTCCAGTTTTAAGCAAGGATGAAAGCACTGCTCTCCAGTGGCCATCAGAACTACTCATTTTCACCAAAGCAGAGCCTTCCATCTCCTACAGTTGTAATCCTTTATACTTTGACTTTAAACTTTCAAGAAACAAAGATGCTAAAGCTAAAGGGACAGAAAAGCCAAAAGATGTTGGAGGCTCCTCAAAGGATCATCTCCAGAGCGTTGATCCTAGAGAACCGAATAAAAGCCAGGCAGAGGGGCAGGACGTAGTGCTCTCTTCAGAAGGCAGAGTGGATGAACCTGCTTCAGGGGCTGCCTGTAGCAGCCTGAACAAGCAGGAGCCTGGGGGTAGCCATATGTCAGAAACTGAAGACACTGGGAGAAGCCATCCTAGCAAGAAAGAACCATCAGGCAAGTCTCacagacacaagaagaaaaagaaacacaaaaaatccagCAAGCACAAACGTAAACACAAGGCTGACACAGAAGAGAAGAGTTCTAAGGCAGAGTCTGGGGAGAAATCTAAGAAGCGCAAGAAACGAAAACGGAAGAAGAACAAATCATCAGCCACAGCTGATTCTGAACGCGGACCCAAACCAGAACCTCCTGGAAGCGGCAGCCCGGCACCACCGAGAAGGCGGCGCCGAGCTCAAGATGATTCCCAGCGGAGATCCCTTCCTGCTGAAGAAGGAAACAGTGGCAAGAAGGATGATGGTGGGGGTGGTAGCAGTTGCCAAGATCACAGTGGGAGGAAGCACAAAGGTGAACCACCAACTTCCTCCTGCCAGCGGAGAGCTAACACCAAACATAGCAGCCGGTCCAGCCATCGGAGCCAACCCAGTAGTGATGATAGTGATGACGCTTCCTCACACCGTCTGCACCAGAAGTCTCCATCCCAGTacagtgaagaggaggaggaggaagaggaggaggaggaggaagaggaagatgaagactcGGGTAGTGAGCATTCTCGTAGCCGCTCTCGATCTGGCCATCGCCATTCCTCACATCGTTCCTCCCGGCGCTCTTACTCTAGCAGCTCTGACGCCTCTTCAGACCAGAGCTGCTATAGTAGACAGCACAGTTACTCTGATGATAGCTACAGTGACTATAGCGACCGATCACGAAGGCACTCCAAGCGCTCTCACGATTCAGATGATTCAGACTATACCAGCTCCAAACACAGGTCTAAACGACACAAATACTCATCATCTGATGATGACTATAGTCTCAGTTGCAGCCAGTCCCGAAGCCGATCTCGGAGTCATACAAGGGAGCGATCAAGATCCCGGGGTCGAAGCCGCAGTAGCAGCTGTAGTCGCAGTCGAAGCAAGAGAAGAAGTCGCAGCACCACAGCCCACAGCTGGCAGCGAAGCCGAAGCTATAGCCGGGACCGGAGCCGCAGCACCAGGAGCCCTTCTCAGAGATCAGGCTCTAGAAAGGGCTCATGGGGTCATGAGAGCCCAGAGGAAAGGCGCTCTGGCCGCCGGGATTTCATTCGTTCAAAGATCTACCGCTCTCAATCCCCCCACTATTTCCGATCAGGTCGGGGAGAAGgtcctggaaagaaagaagatggcagAGGAGATGACAGTAAAGGAGCAGGCCTGCCCTCCCAGAATAGCAATACTGGCACAGGAAGGGGGTCAGAAAGTGACTGCAGTCCTGAAGATAAGAATTCTGTTACTGCCAGACTGCTGCTAGAGAAGATCCAGTCCAGGAAAGTGGAGAGGAAACCCAATGTGTGTGAGGAGGTGCTGGCCACCCCTAATAAGGCTGGGCTTAAGTACAAGAACCCCCCACAAGGTTACTTTGGGCCTAAGCTCCCCCCGTCTCTTGGTAATAAGCCTGTTCTTCCAATGATAGGGAAGCTTCCAGCTACCCGGAAGTCCAATAAGAAATGTGAAGAGTCTGGCTTAGAAAGGGGAGAAGAGCAGGAACATTCAGAGCCAGAAGAAGGGTCCCCAAGGAGTAGTGATGCTCCATTTGGGCATCAGTTCTCAGAGGAAGCAGCTGGTCCCTTATCAGACCCTCCCCCAGAAGAGCCAAAGTCTGAAGAAGCTACTGCTGATCACTCTGTGGCCCCTCTAGGCACCCCAGCCCACACTGACTGCTACCCTGGGGATCCAGCCATCTCCCGTAACTACCTCCCGGACCCCAGCGATGGGGATGCTCTGGAGTCTCTGGATAGTGGCAGTCAGCCAGGCCCTGTGGAATCCAGCTTGCTGCCTATAGCCCCAGACCTTGAGCACTTCCCCAGTTATGCACCTCCCAGTGGGGAACCTAGTATTGAATCAACAGATGGGACTGAGGATGCCTCCTTGGCTCCTCTCGAGAGCCAGCCCATCACCTTCACCCCCGAGGAGATGGAGAAGTACAGCAAGCTCCAGCAGGCTGCACAGCAGCACATCCAGCAGCAGCTGCTGGCCAAACAAGTGAAGGCCTTTCCAGCCTCCACCGCCCTAGCTCCAGCCACACCAGCCCTGCAGCCCATCCACATTCAGCAGCCAGCCACAGCCTCTGCCACCTCCATCACCACTGTTCAGCATGCCATCCTACAGCATCATGCTGCAGCTGCTGCCGCCGCCATTGGCattcaccctcacccccaccctcagccGCTTGCTCAAGTACATCATATTCCCCAGCCCCATCTAACCCCTATTTCTTTGTCCCATCTCACTCACTCAATTATCCCTGGCCACCCTGCCACCTTTCTAGCTAGCCACCCTATCCATATAATTCCTGCCTCAGCCATCCATCCTGGACCCTTTACCTTTCATCCCGTCCCACACGCTGCCCTCTACCCCACCCTGCTTGCCCCACGGCCTGCTGCAGCAGCTGCCACGGCCCTCCATCTTCACCCACTGCTTCACCCCATCTTCTCAGGTCAGGACCtgcagcaccctcccagccatgGGACTTGA
- the Gpatch8 gene encoding G patch domain-containing protein 8 isoform X2, whose amino-acid sequence MGMGRMEMELDYAEDATERRRVLEVEKEDTEELRQKYKDYVDKEKAIAKALEDLRANFYCELCDKQYQKHQEFDNHINSYDHAHKQRLKDLKQREFARNVSSRSRKDEKKQEKALRRLHELAEQRKQAECAPGSGPMFRPTTVAVDEDGGEEDKDESSTNSGASAVSSCGFGADFSTDKGGSFTSVQITNTTGQSQAPGLASQGISFGIKNNLGPPLQKLGVSFSFAKKAPVKLESIASVFKDHAEEGSSEDGTKADEKSSDQGVQKVGDTDGTGNLDGKKEDEDPQDGGSLASTLSKLKRMKREEGTGATEPEYYHYIPPAHCKVKPNFPFLLFMRASEQMEGDHSAHSKNAPENRKSSSPRPQGCSKAAASQGAEKTVSEVSELQKEAAVAGPSEHGVKTETKKGSGGGGDEQNVESRETSESPMCESNPKDISQATPATKAGQGPKHPTGPFFPVLSKDESTALQWPSELLIFTKAEPSISYSCNPLYFDFKLSRNKDAKAKGTEKPKDVGGSSKDHLQSVDPREPNKSQAEGQDVVLSSEGRVDEPASGAACSSLNKQEPGGSHMSETEDTGRSHPSKKEPSGKSHRHKKKKKHKKSSKHKRKHKADTEEKSSKAESGEKSKKRKKRKRKKNKSSATADSERGPKPEPPGSGSPAPPRRRRRAQDDSQRRSLPAEEGNSGKKDDGGGGSSCQDHSGRKHKGEPPTSSCQRRANTKHSSRSSHRSQPSSDDSDDASSHRLHQKSPSQYSEEEEEEEEEEEEEEDEDSGSEHSRSRSRSGHRHSSHRSSRRSYSSSSDASSDQSCYSRQHSYSDDSYSDYSDRSRRHSKRSHDSDDSDYTSSKHRSKRHKYSSSDDDYSLSCSQSRSRSRSHTRERSRSRGRSRSSSCSRSRSKRRSRSTTAHSWQRSRSYSRDRSRSTRSPSQRSGSRKGSWGHESPEERRSGRRDFIRSKIYRSQSPHYFRSGRGEGPGKKEDGRGDDSKGAGLPSQNSNTGTGRGSESDCSPEDKNSVTARLLLEKIQSRKVERKPNVCEEVLATPNKAGLKYKNPPQGYFGPKLPPSLGNKPVLPMIGKLPATRKSNKKCEESGLERGEEQEHSEPEEGSPRSSDAPFGHQFSEEAAGPLSDPPPEEPKSEEATADHSVAPLGTPAHTDCYPGDPAISRNYLPDPSDGDALESLDSGSQPGPVESSLLPIAPDLEHFPSYAPPSGEPSIESTDGTEDASLAPLESQPITFTPEEMEKYSKLQQAAQQHIQQQLLAKQVKAFPASTALAPATPALQPIHIQQPATASATSITTVQHAILQHHAAAAAAAIGIHPHPHPQPLAQVHHIPQPHLTPISLSHLTHSIIPGHPATFLASHPIHIIPASAIHPGPFTFHPVPHAALYPTLLAPRPAAAAATALHLHPLLHPIFSGQDLQHPPSHGT is encoded by the coding sequence TGCACCGGGAAGTGGGCCCATGTTCCGACCAACCACGGTAGCTGTAGACGAGGATGGTGGAGAGGAGGATAAAGACGAGTCGTCAACCAACAGTGGTGCAAGTGCTGTTTCTTCTTGTGGCTTTGGAGCTGACTTCTCCACAGATAAAGGGGGCTCTTTCACGTCAGTACAGATCACTAATACCACTGGACAGTCACAGGCTCCTGGCTTAGCCTCCCAAGGTATTAGCTTTGGCATTAAGAATAATCTGGGACCCCCACTGCAGAAATTGGGAGTATCATTTTCCTTTGCCAAGAAAGCTCCCGTCAAACTTGAATCAATAGCATCCGTTTTCAAGGACCATGCAGAGGAAGGgagctcagaagatggaacgAAGGCTGATGAGAAGAGCTCTGACCAAGGGGTGCAGAAGGTGGGAGATACTGATGGCACTGGTAATcttgatggaaagaaagaagatgaagaccCTCAGGATGGAGGGTCCCTTGCCTCAACACTGTCCAAGTTGAAAAGGATGAAACGGGAAGAAGGAACAGGGGCTACAGAGCCAGAATATTACCACTACATCCCCCCAGCACACTGCAAGGTCAAACCTAATTTCCCCTTCTTACTCTTTATGAGAGCCAGTGAACAGATGGAAGGGGATCATAGTGCACACTCAAAGAATGCCCCCGAGAACAGAAAAAGCAGCTCTCCCAGGCCTCAAGGCTGTAGTAAGGCAGCAGCAAGCCAAGGAGCAGAAAAAACAGTGAGTGAAGTTTCTGAGCTGCAAAAGGAAGCCGCTGTGGCTGGGCCTTCAGAGCATGGAGTCAAAACTGAAACTAAGAAAGGCTCgggaggagggggagatgagCAGAATGTAGAGAGTAGGGAGACGTCAGAGAGCCCAATGTGTGAGTCCAATCCTAAAGACATTTCTCAGGCCACCCCAGCAACAAAAGCAGGCCAGGGACCCAAGCATCCCACTGGTCCATTCTTTCCAGTTTTAAGCAAGGATGAAAGCACTGCTCTCCAGTGGCCATCAGAACTACTCATTTTCACCAAAGCAGAGCCTTCCATCTCCTACAGTTGTAATCCTTTATACTTTGACTTTAAACTTTCAAGAAACAAAGATGCTAAAGCTAAAGGGACAGAAAAGCCAAAAGATGTTGGAGGCTCCTCAAAGGATCATCTCCAGAGCGTTGATCCTAGAGAACCGAATAAAAGCCAGGCAGAGGGGCAGGACGTAGTGCTCTCTTCAGAAGGCAGAGTGGATGAACCTGCTTCAGGGGCTGCCTGTAGCAGCCTGAACAAGCAGGAGCCTGGGGGTAGCCATATGTCAGAAACTGAAGACACTGGGAGAAGCCATCCTAGCAAGAAAGAACCATCAGGCAAGTCTCacagacacaagaagaaaaagaaacacaaaaaatccagCAAGCACAAACGTAAACACAAGGCTGACACAGAAGAGAAGAGTTCTAAGGCAGAGTCTGGGGAGAAATCTAAGAAGCGCAAGAAACGAAAACGGAAGAAGAACAAATCATCAGCCACAGCTGATTCTGAACGCGGACCCAAACCAGAACCTCCTGGAAGCGGCAGCCCGGCACCACCGAGAAGGCGGCGCCGAGCTCAAGATGATTCCCAGCGGAGATCCCTTCCTGCTGAAGAAGGAAACAGTGGCAAGAAGGATGATGGTGGGGGTGGTAGCAGTTGCCAAGATCACAGTGGGAGGAAGCACAAAGGTGAACCACCAACTTCCTCCTGCCAGCGGAGAGCTAACACCAAACATAGCAGCCGGTCCAGCCATCGGAGCCAACCCAGTAGTGATGATAGTGATGACGCTTCCTCACACCGTCTGCACCAGAAGTCTCCATCCCAGTacagtgaagaggaggaggaggaagaggaggaggaggaggaagaggaagatgaagactcGGGTAGTGAGCATTCTCGTAGCCGCTCTCGATCTGGCCATCGCCATTCCTCACATCGTTCCTCCCGGCGCTCTTACTCTAGCAGCTCTGACGCCTCTTCAGACCAGAGCTGCTATAGTAGACAGCACAGTTACTCTGATGATAGCTACAGTGACTATAGCGACCGATCACGAAGGCACTCCAAGCGCTCTCACGATTCAGATGATTCAGACTATACCAGCTCCAAACACAGGTCTAAACGACACAAATACTCATCATCTGATGATGACTATAGTCTCAGTTGCAGCCAGTCCCGAAGCCGATCTCGGAGTCATACAAGGGAGCGATCAAGATCCCGGGGTCGAAGCCGCAGTAGCAGCTGTAGTCGCAGTCGAAGCAAGAGAAGAAGTCGCAGCACCACAGCCCACAGCTGGCAGCGAAGCCGAAGCTATAGCCGGGACCGGAGCCGCAGCACCAGGAGCCCTTCTCAGAGATCAGGCTCTAGAAAGGGCTCATGGGGTCATGAGAGCCCAGAGGAAAGGCGCTCTGGCCGCCGGGATTTCATTCGTTCAAAGATCTACCGCTCTCAATCCCCCCACTATTTCCGATCAGGTCGGGGAGAAGgtcctggaaagaaagaagatggcagAGGAGATGACAGTAAAGGAGCAGGCCTGCCCTCCCAGAATAGCAATACTGGCACAGGAAGGGGGTCAGAAAGTGACTGCAGTCCTGAAGATAAGAATTCTGTTACTGCCAGACTGCTGCTAGAGAAGATCCAGTCCAGGAAAGTGGAGAGGAAACCCAATGTGTGTGAGGAGGTGCTGGCCACCCCTAATAAGGCTGGGCTTAAGTACAAGAACCCCCCACAAGGTTACTTTGGGCCTAAGCTCCCCCCGTCTCTTGGTAATAAGCCTGTTCTTCCAATGATAGGGAAGCTTCCAGCTACCCGGAAGTCCAATAAGAAATGTGAAGAGTCTGGCTTAGAAAGGGGAGAAGAGCAGGAACATTCAGAGCCAGAAGAAGGGTCCCCAAGGAGTAGTGATGCTCCATTTGGGCATCAGTTCTCAGAGGAAGCAGCTGGTCCCTTATCAGACCCTCCCCCAGAAGAGCCAAAGTCTGAAGAAGCTACTGCTGATCACTCTGTGGCCCCTCTAGGCACCCCAGCCCACACTGACTGCTACCCTGGGGATCCAGCCATCTCCCGTAACTACCTCCCGGACCCCAGCGATGGGGATGCTCTGGAGTCTCTGGATAGTGGCAGTCAGCCAGGCCCTGTGGAATCCAGCTTGCTGCCTATAGCCCCAGACCTTGAGCACTTCCCCAGTTATGCACCTCCCAGTGGGGAACCTAGTATTGAATCAACAGATGGGACTGAGGATGCCTCCTTGGCTCCTCTCGAGAGCCAGCCCATCACCTTCACCCCCGAGGAGATGGAGAAGTACAGCAAGCTCCAGCAGGCTGCACAGCAGCACATCCAGCAGCAGCTGCTGGCCAAACAAGTGAAGGCCTTTCCAGCCTCCACCGCCCTAGCTCCAGCCACACCAGCCCTGCAGCCCATCCACATTCAGCAGCCAGCCACAGCCTCTGCCACCTCCATCACCACTGTTCAGCATGCCATCCTACAGCATCATGCTGCAGCTGCTGCCGCCGCCATTGGCattcaccctcacccccaccctcagccGCTTGCTCAAGTACATCATATTCCCCAGCCCCATCTAACCCCTATTTCTTTGTCCCATCTCACTCACTCAATTATCCCTGGCCACCCTGCCACCTTTCTAGCTAGCCACCCTATCCATATAATTCCTGCCTCAGCCATCCATCCTGGACCCTTTACCTTTCATCCCGTCCCACACGCTGCCCTCTACCCCACCCTGCTTGCCCCACGGCCTGCTGCAGCAGCTGCCACGGCCCTCCATCTTCACCCACTGCTTCACCCCATCTTCTCAGGTCAGGACCtgcagcaccctcccagccatgGGACTTGA